TTCGAAAGCTAGATAAGTCAGAATCGGAGAGATCAGAGAGACACTTAAATATGTTTTCTTGTAGTCCAGATGGTTGCtgttcatttggcagatgctggTGTCCCAAATGAATTCAAGTAGATTCCAGTCCAAGCACAGATATCAGCAACCGAGATCTAAGAACCTTGATTAAGGGCTCTACAGTTGCTCTTCTGCAGTCCTAGAGCTTAAAAACTCAGGTTCTTCCATCACTCACTAGTGCAAGAATCGTAACCACCGATTATTAGTCAATTCGGAAAATAAGATAAACCCCTTTAGTCATTCAATTCCTATGCCAATTAGTTGTATAATTTTGCTATCTGTATTTACAGTATTAGTTTGGTATCTTTAACCGGTCCTGAAATGAACACGTTTTACTGTAATCCCAAATATTTTCAATGACCAAAAAAATGGAAATTATACCCCCCAAAatcaacccccccaccccccaaaaaataataaaaataaataaacaaataaaattaaaaaaaataaataaaaatttgaacAATATTATAAAAAGGAATTGAAAGCAAAAATTTGCAGACGaccctctttctcttttaatATGAAGAAGGCAGGGTATGACATCTGGCAGAGTTAGAACACAGATGTTGGGTAAAACAATTGGGTGAATATAATACTAAGAGGATCCAAAAAACTATTTAGAGGATGTTAGAGGAAGTTGGATTTCATCCACGTTATCAAATAATATTTCTGTCATAATTAGAAAGGAAGATACAAACTTAACAGATCGTTTGATTagttcatattattattattattattttaacatctTAACATCTGTATGAAACCCAGCACACTTAGTGCTGTGTGTGAATACCtttctgcaggtttcatctccaacacaaatctaacacacttgttttagttgatcaagaacttcttaagacAATAATTAGATGGTCCGGTGGGCACGAGTATGGTTGGAGGTAAAGTCTACAGGAAggcagatctccaggaacagggttgttGATGACTGTCCTAGGGGGTTGTAAAGTTTTCATTGAAATATAGCACTTATATAGCATCAGAGTTGGCTTTTGTTACAGCTGTATGTTTGGATCGGATTTGcctcatgtactgtatatttttcttataaaaGCATCCCCGAAATGAAAAAATGTGAATGTTTAAGTAAGGAATATAACACTTATGGGAGTGTTGTTCTacgaaaataatcaacaacagctTAGTGCAATGAAGCCGGACAAGAAGTGCAGCGACTGTTATTGTTGAATTTATTCATCACAATgtttaatactttaaaaaatcaatttagggcacatggtggctcagtggttagcacgtttgcctcacacctccagggtcggggattcgattcccaccgtgaccctgtgtgtgtgtggagtttgcatgttctccccgtgctgcgggggtttactccgggtactctggtttcctcccccagtccaaagacatgcacggtaggctgattggcatgtccaaaagtgtccgtagtgtatgaatgtgtgagtgtgtaagtcattcttgtgccctgtgatggattggcaccctgtccagggtgtaccccgccttgtgccccatgctccctgggataggctccaggttccccgagaccctgaagaggataagcggtatagaagatggatggatggaaaatcaATTTAAAGTTAATGTATGTTGTGGAATATCTGGGAAACAATTTAGCTCCTCTTAtcacttacactatagcagctataaacagttgttcaaCAGCTATAAAGTTTGTCTCTCTTgaagtgaataaaacaaaaattgttaccaagaaactgcgTCCTGAAGACGTAAAGTTTCAGCTttagctctgacactggagactccttccaaaaatattaaataaacacctcctcacagaaaacttcaccatatcaatgattacacatttttgttttttttttgtttaaaaaaaaaaaaaaagttacgtGTGTCATCCTCCATCAAAGTCTGTGATTGACGTGTTGAACTTTAGAAGCCAAAATGTATTAGAGTTAATATAAACCTTCCAACTAGAACTAATTAAAATGAATCAGGACCTTCTGACCACTCAGAATTGAGCATTCAATAGCTCATATTACATCATCACAATAGACATCATATTACGTGGATGTCCCTTTAAGTCCATAATCTTAAgcttaaaaatgatttttaaaaaggaaatcctataaaaatgctaaaactgCCACGGTGATTTTGTTGTGCACCTCTTTTTTTACAGAGACTGTaaaaatctgttgttttttttcatgaggCAGTTTTGATTTTTGTTGCGTCGTTATATTTTGCGGCCTTTCCGAGATGAAGCTAGCCACTGTGTTGAGCTAACGGAGTGCCAGAAGCTCTCCCAGAGGACGACTGTTACTGTCAGCATTAAAGAGCGCTAAATATGTCACACTCTTCCGTGCCGAGCAAATCgtattttttctctccctcaaaCTCTTGTTCTTCAGCTGTGCTACGATCCTTAACCGAATGTAACAAGGACAGAGActgtaagaaaagaaaatcaatcATGTTTTTAAGTGCAAGATCAAAGGTATTTCATGAAAAGggctatatatgtatatatgtatgtatgtgtgtgtgtgtgtgtgtgtgtgtgtgtgtatatatatatatatatatatatatatatgcatcgggcacaaggtggggtacaccctggacagtgtgtATCCACTGCCAGTGTGTATCCACTCCaatgccaatccattgcagggcgcatatatatatatatatatatatatatatatatatatatatatatatatatatatatatatatatatatatataaatcttcaAAGATATTTTTCGCTAAGCAATCAGGGGACTGAAACGGGTGGTAAAGCAGAGATCAAACAAGGATTTTTAGGGAAAATTGGTGGATCTTGGTTTGCGCTTCACTTAAAAATGTCAATATCTTTCCTTTTCCATTGATTCCCTCTGGCTTGGGTAGGAAAAAGTTTTGATTCAGCCTGAGCTTCATCTCTATAAAATCAACACAGCttgtttaaaagttttaaaagaGCATCTGACAAAGTAGACAACAGTCTCTTCTaattgggggagggggggggggctgttttttttttgccccgaTGGAAAAATAATATGTTAGAAGAACTGCTTTTCAGCAGCGAGTTATGAGTTTCTGCTATGCACTGTTAATTTCAAATCGCAGGAAGATTTGGCAAACTAGCTGGGGCACATTGCAGACGTTATGCTTCCTGTTTTAGCATTCAGTGGAAGTATAAAGCAAtaaggttttttgttgttgttgtgttacTTCAGTGGAGTTTGGTTGTAGGAAATATTTAACTTgaaattattcatattttacagTAGTTTAGCAATATGAGTCTTATTAACTGGCTGTCATTTGTTATTAGCAATGTTGGCTAATAAAGGCTTGATTTATAATGGATAAGAAATAAGGACAATCTTTAGGCTAAtgtataataaattaaaaccaaGTGCTCTAATCAGTTTCGTTTAAATGACCAACACAATCTAGAAGGTTTGTAATATTTTACACACGTAAGTTACAAATGGTTAAGGTTAAAGTTAGCAATGTTAGCAACTGGCTGATAAGTagcgttttttctttttcatcttttctCATCCTCACTCTTTGAAATATCTACAAATTTGCATGAAATCATGTATGAATGATGAACCAGTTAAACAGAAGCCCTGTAAGCTTTTCGTGTATGCTACTTTTCCCTCAGGATTTCCTCAAGATTTTATTCTGAAGCTAGTTTGCTAAAAATGCTGACTAATTCTTGCTAGCTAGCAATGTTGACGATTGTTATCTAATCATCTAACTGTGATGTAACTAGTACACTGGATGctacactggagaaaaaaaaaaacaattttgtatttgtatgaCTTGTACAGTCATATGTATGACTGTAGACTTATATACAGtcaagttcaaaagtttacacacccatAAGGCAAAGACGTTTCATTTATAACCAAACATTTAGTGAGTTAGGTTTGACAgatgaatataaacataaataataaaatatccaaACAGTGTGGGTGGAATATAGTGGAATGATATTCCActataaaacaaaatatcagTTTAAAAGTTTGCATGTCTGTTATAAGACTGCTAATTGCTTCATGCTGTCAGGTCTGAAGACTGACAGGGTTCTGGGTCATGGAAATTTTATTTTCGAAATATTCTCCCGTTGATTCTGCCTGTTTTGGATTGACAGCTACACCAACCTTTAATTTTTTAACATCTTGGAATGTTATATGTTTGTAGACAAACTGTAAAATCAGGATAAATTTTCTCTtctataaaaaaacacaaacaaaaaaaatacaaaggctgcaaaccctgctgaaaaaaacccccaatagaaaccatcacagaaattctaatggtttccactacaaataccattacagaccatcagctaaccattaaaacaattaccattattggtccttaatggcatccactagacataacatgccactaaTAGAAGGCAGCTagttaccagtagagaccctgagggaccattacagtttccattaaaaccaatacaattcccaatttaaccatttttttcagcagggaactTTTGCAATCAATTCTAGTACTACCTTAAATACCATTATgtggatgttgttgttttttggggggggttatAAGGGCTaactttccatttttatttctaagCCATACCTCATTTTATAGCTATGTACAACTTTATGTAAATACACCAATCACTACTAGACAGATAAGAAAATAAGGTCTGTCCAAAAATGATCTAGATGAATGCATCTTACGCTGTATAGGTGTCTAGTTATAGGTTCGGTTATTTGGTCAGGAAAAAATGAAAGGTGACCATGTCACCCTGGAAACGTGTCGTTCCCCGTTCTTCCGTACTCACCTGAGCGACTATAAGACTCGTGGCATGTGTTTGTGATCTCGGCCGCCAGGTCTAGGTAGTGCTGCCTCTTTTCTGGAGTGCCATCGTCTGCCCCGATGCCCACCATCCCCCCGGCGAAACAAGCCAGATGCCCCATCTTATGGTCGAGAATCCCACCTCTCCATTCAGCCACATACGTAAGACCACCAGAAGATTTCTGCACCAAGTTAGCCTCTATTGCCTGGTCCAGAACAGAAGATATGATAAAGATTAGGAGGTGAAAGTCATGATACAGTACATTCACAGTATGACAACTCTATCATGCAACATTTAATCGAATAAAAgtgttgatatttattttttttaaaaaaacaacgaGGATGAAGCTTTTAACCTTCAGCAGTCTATTAAACCAATGTAGAAACGGTTTTCTCTGATTcctttgtaaaaaaaagaacttgTTTTCCAGGaccacacctgaccatcacaccctttataatgttataacggaggttataataacctccgttcttcagggaaggctttccactagattttggagcgtagCTGTGGGGATCTGTGtttattcagccacaagaacattCGTGAGATCAGACACAGATGTTGGGCGAGGAGGCCAGGGGtacagtcagcgttccagttcatcccaaaggtgttgactggggttgaggtcaggactctgtgcaggacactcttCTTCTTCCGTTCCAAAGTTCTTCCATTCTatccttggcaaaccatgtcttcatagatcgcactttgtgcacaggggcattgtcatgctggaacaagtttgggcttcttagttctAGTGAAAGAAAATTGTAAtgtaatgctacaacatacaaaggTTGTAGTAAAACCTACTTTGTGGGAATAGTTTCAGGACGATCAGCATATAGGCATGTTATGGCAGGTTCTGTCAGCTGTTAATATCCTCTAGCAGGCACCTACTATCCCATTTACAACAGCATATTAATTCGCTTGAACGGATGCTAGAGAAAATTTCCAGAAGCAGGAATACAGAGGGTTGTACAAACAGTGACAAACCCGAGCAAAATATAATACAGTTCTCTTGTATCTCTCTGCACATGCTAAATAGGAACAGTGTGCCCATGTTGCTCTGGGCGTCTATGATTTATGCATGGTATAACGGAAGGGTCTGTTCCCTGCCGGATTGAAGTCAAGCCTCATTGAGATTCCATCACGCTACCATAGTGGGAAACTTATGAATCTGCTGATAACAATACAACAGAAAGGAAACAGAGTTCCATTTTCAAGTTATTTTCTCGTAGCGATCAATCTCTGAAGTCTCCCTGTGAGTGTCGTATCTCTATTCAGCTTTTCATGAGGtgaaaacaaaagatcaatAGTAAACGATCATCATTATCTTTGGtccattttcttctctttttatcttCTGTCTTGCTTCTCCTTGTACGCTCTTTTTCCTCACACAGAGAGTGTTAATCTGGATCAGCACTGACTCCCGGTTACCGTGTGTCTTTAGTAAGAATCGGCTTAATCAAAGAGGACAAACAGGACGTGCTTTTGTTCCCCAAATGCTAGACGTCATGTCCGCTTATGTGTCTTTACACAATGTTATTTTCATGCGCTCTCACAGCGTTATCCTGGCTGGCCGAGGGACTGTGTACGTTTCCGGTCGTGACTAGCAATTGTATAtaagtgtgagtgtatatatttcacACATACTCCCGAGATGCACTCTTCCATACCTCCAGAGCGCTGTAGTACATATGCTTAGCCTTCTCATCCGTCTTGTCTGACATCAGGTATGACTTGATCAAGTACTCGTAGAAGCTGTCTCCCAGGCCTCCAAGAGAAACATGATCTGAGTGAAGAGACCAGACAAAATCAAACAccgtttccatgccagaaccgATTACTCTCTGCTTGATGTtagaaataattttattttactggaaaaaaaatcgAATCAAAATCTTGATCTAATTAGGTGCTTGTAGTACACCATGTTTGTTATGTTTTATGGATAAAAGGATAATACCAGCACAGTGTATGAGTCTTTTATTTAACAGCCTTACACTCCAAGTGCCTTTACGAAAAGCAATAAAAGCATCATTTTAGAGTACAATTAGGATCTGAGgaaaagttccacttttcaAGAATtagcttttgttttcttttaactgAATTGCTGTTCATTTAGTTTGGTCTGTGGCAATAATAGAGGTTAAATTGTAATGAAATGtaagaaacacaaaaaacttttgactggcactgtatatgtttatactgtgtgtatagTGTTAGCTTTGTGGGAAGCCACGCCTCTCTCACTGGCAATGACAAGCCCAGAGGCCACACTTCTCTCATTGCAATGACAAGcccagaggccacacctccttcactgggactgaggcaaagaggccactcctccttcccctGGAACTGAGGCAgtgaggccacgccttcttcaccaGGACTAAGGCATAAAGATCATGTTCACTGGTTCCCTGTTCACATTTCCCTACTGTAAAGTTTTAAAGGACAATTAGGGACATACTGTCTattatctctcacacacacacacacacactgttggactgctgggcggctgtggatcaggtggtagggcgggttgtccactaatcatagggttggtggtacgattcccggcccacaagactccacatgccgaagcgtccttgggcaagacactgaaccccaagttgctcccagtggcaagctagcgccttgcatggtgGCTCTGCTACTGTTGGTGtggagtgaatgggtgaatgagaaccggTGTAatgtgctttgtagaaccgctaaggtttaaaaaaaccaaaaaagcgctatataagtgcagaccatttgaAGAGTGCAGAACCGTGAGCTTGCATTTCGCACACATTTTTCACCTCTCCTTATCTCTCAGGTCGCCATTAACCATTCATCTACAGTTACAATTATCCCTCAGAAGGCATCCGAATCCGAAAGATTCAATTTCCACGGCTAATGGAATAtattgtcattttaataatGCTTGCGTACATAAAGCCGCCGTAAACCGCTTCAGTCTGATAGAGAAACGGGGCGCGCTCACAAAGAATGTCTACGTGCTCCAAGTGTGGCAACAATTACATATGGCAGCgaggaaataaacaaacaagtaagcaaacaaacatacaagaaaatatatatcattttaaaaagaacattaatgAAATAATAGTCACATTGCATATTAATTCAtgcatatctatctatctgtcttgttttttgaacattttgtgaTCATGATCTCAGCTCTCACTCACGTTGGACCCAGTTCCCACTGACAGGGCTCAGGAAATTGGGGTACAGGCCCTGCGGCTTCTCGATCCTGTCCAGCAGCTTTCGGATGTTCATCACCTGAAATAACGAATAACGTCAATCTTGGTGTCAGTGTGTGGAACTGTATTAGACACCAAGCCTTCCCAATACCAGCAATCTGTGAGAGCAGATTGAGAAGATACTCCACTGTTCTTTGCATAAGCCATACAAGTGTATGCAACATATACAGACGGgggacaaattaaaggaaaaacttaAGTAAGGCATTGAACCTCCACAAACTACAAAGCGATCGGTGCTTCATTGACTTGAGATCTTGTCAGCGTGAAAACCATAGCATATGATTATATCATTTTCATCCCCATGAAACCATTTAGTGACTCCTTGTGCCCTGTGGATAgaggcggagtcatcctggaagaaacCACGCCCATTCAGAAAGAAATGTTTAACTGTAGGTTAAAACTGATCAGTGAGAAGAACTTTTGTACACTAAGTGCACGAGCAAACCTAAACCATGCtagtacaataaataaatgcacccTACTTGTTTTTCCCTTTCATTTGTCAGCTGTTTGTTATCTGTCTACTATTTGGTACTGCACCAAACCTTCTCTGTGAAAACGGGGTTTCCGGAAAGCTCCGTCAGGTGAACGAACTCCAGGTGCAATGTCCCAAACTCAGCCAGGATGCTGCTCCCGGCCGACGCCCATCCCCAGTTCCAACTGGTGCCACTGTAACAGAGGGCAAAGCAGCAGTGTGAGTACTATCGCCCACGCCATGTGCCACAGCAACCAGAAACCATGGCAACCAGCCCACCATGCAAGCAGGTACGGAGccgcatggatggatggagtcaTGGCAACAAGATACAAAGAAAACACTCACCGTGGTAAAATGGCAAAACAGAGACAAAGGGAGTGTGTCAGAGCTCGGCGAATAGACCGAATTAATTCTGGCATAGAATTAATAAACAGCTCTGACTTGCTTGGGTGTTAATAGCACAGAGATTATTTGGGATGCCAAATAGTTGCAAAGTAAGTATGGAACAGCAATCACTGTCAAGACTGTCACTggtctgtgtgcatgtgcatgtttaGTAGCATAttcttatttaaattttttcataAGCCAGGAGTCGTTTAGCTTTGCTTTTGGCTATCAGATTTCAAACACCCAGACCAGAAGTGACCAAACCTTTCTCACAGGGGGCTTAGATTAGACCTCATCATACTGTATACATTCGAAAATATGTCTCCCAGagtatattggagttgaaatgaaataatacatGGTTGCAAATCCACTTGAGTTAAGGAATATCTTTCGAAGAATTCATGAAAAGTTTTCCAAAGTCCAGTAAACATCTGTTCGTGGGCCGCATTCGTCCCACTGGCCTAGACAGTCTAATAAGGCGTGCACAATAAGGTGTCTTTTGAGTGCACTCCTGGCTTTATTTCTCCGACAAGGCCCCATTCTGCGGCGTTGTTTGCGCCTGCAGGAATCACACTGAGAGAGCGTGTAATTCACGCAATTGCTGCTTCTAGTTCTCACTTTCCTTTTGAAAGGAAAATCGATAGCAGCAATGTCTGGGGAGGAGGAGAGGGCTGGGAGAAAACTTTTGTCTCAGAGAATCGATCCAAGATATCAgcgggaaaggaaaaaaaacactgtggGAAGAAATCCCGTCAGGTACCTTAATAACTACTGTTGCTGTCCTGAATCAAATAAAAGACTAGGTTTTTATCTATTGGTTTTTATCTACTTGGCGTACTACACAAGTGACATGTCATTTGAAACGActttcaaaacataaaaaagggGAATTATTTATGAAGGACTGAATGAGTTAAACAGGAATCAAAGCTGTGTGAATTTTCTAACTACGTGAGGTCAGACTGACTGGCTTTCATTTcacagagagggaaaaaaggaagTTGCTCACATCATCCATAGGGacatgagacaaaaaaaaaatattatagttCAAATtacctactgttttttttttttttgaccaacTCATCTGGTTAAACTCATCTGGACGTCTGATCATTTTAGTCCCATCTGGATAGACATTGTGGTCATTTCACAGGCAGACACTGTCTCTTTCATTGGGAATTTTAGTTTTTTGACCAATTCTACACGCCATATTTAGTTGTCTAATGAATGTATCTTTTATTAAACACTTCTCAAATGGCAAAAGTAGAAGAACGTGATCTTGTAGCCTGACCAAGGACTATTATGATAATGACAGCTACAGTTATAAAACCATTTCATATTGACATATGCTGCAATATCAAGCAACATAtcattttcaacaaaataaatgaatgactgGTTGCATCACTGTCAGCTCCATAATCATCTAATATTACACTACGTGAATATATAACATCCgatattgttttatattcaacTGTGGATGCATGGCCTGTGGCTTGCAGCAGAAGTAAATAAGCATTGAATACTGTTGTGTTCATAAACATTTCTGCTACTACCAATGTCAAAAATCTGTCTTGCTGCCATAATCTCAGATCTGAGTCACACACTTCCCCAGGAAATGATTGCTCTTCTGTTGCTTTGTCATAGGGCAATCAGAGGAGAAAAGGAGCTGGGATAGATGCTAAACTGGGCCTCCATTATAAATGCTCTCTACATCATTACCCATGCGGGTCAGAACGACCCTAGCATCTCCAGGTCTGGAAAAATCAATGCCTAATAGAGTGAAGAGGGGCAGGGGCATCCAGTGACGTCCTCTCTCTACATGGAACAAGCTGGCATTCATCCAGCTGTTGGTTTCTCATAGATCACTCTCTATCCCTCAATCACTTTATTCTGAGTCCGAGAATAGACTGAGACTAGACAATAAATGCTGAGGAAACAAACACTTTTAATGTAAGTGTGATGATAATGttggaatggaaaaaaaaaaaaaaattacaacctactggatattattttaaattattttccaaAAGTGTAGTTtggaaaaaatgtcatttttaatgacttttaatGAGTTCCATGATCGTTGGAACCGGCTGGCAGTAGAGATAAACGTAAATGAAAGCATGGAATTGACAAAAACTGAACACATCCACATTGTAGATCactatattttattaatgtgtTATTAAGTAAGATGTATTATTAAGTTATCTTTGAATCTATACAATTATTATAGACCAAgtaacactttaatgtgctttcACACCTATTTCACAGTCTTGTACTGTGTAATGACCATTCTCAGCCAACGGACGCGACCGGggaaaactatcggtgtggatatTTGCcaataaccgatagttccagcaatcggtTATCGATGCAGATTAATTGGTTGGTGGACCTCCAATGGCAAGAATTGATTTAAGTGAGAGTTCTAAAATAAAACGCGAACTGAATTCTGCTTCTTTCGTTTTTAACCTCcaatttagcatcatgctaactgCATCATAATGCATCAAAACATCTGAAACCTATCATCAATGCAAAGTCAGCTTTGTTATCATTATGCGTTTTGCACAATGACATGAGGTAGACACTTAATTTAAAAAGACATCTGGGTAAGCGAAGTGAAGTGTAAAGAAGGCAAAACGTATAAGCAAATTATTTATCATATTAATCCATTGGCTGCTTTTACCATATCTTCTAATCAGTGGATTGTTAATCGGATAATGAGATATGCATCATGTTGTCTCTGAAGGACAGATATACACTCTTAATCACTATAAATTCATAGAACGATGAGTATCCCGACACAACCTGAAAGAAAAAGCCGCCATTCTGTTCAACGTGACACGTACCTTCCCAGGTTAATGACTCCTCGTGGGATGCCAGTCGGAGTGCTGAATGCCGGCAGCAGCTTCTCACCGAGCTCCAACACCTTCTGCTTAAACACCTGAGAGAcacaagagacagagacaagctGTTATATACACTCACTTCCATGTTTTGCACAGTACTTACCACTGGATGTTTCACTGCCCCAGGTCATATTTGAACAATTCATACCAATACAACTATTTAAAGGTGCGGTGTGTTTAAGTGTAAAGGCGACCTCTAAGAATCATATAATTTTCTAAACTAGATGAAatactgtcatgtaatggatcTGACCAGTTTCTTGATTTTAGGTTTCTGTTAACACTTTTCTGACCCAGAAATAAGCTCCGCCCCAGCCAGGCAAGCTCAGTTTTGCACCTTTTCCTTAAAAGGTAACTCACAAGGCATACATAGTAACCTTCAATAATCATATAATTTCATAGATATCTTTAATAAAGTGTCATTCTGAATAGTTTATAGATGGATCTAGGCAGCTTTCTTTTATGGCCCAGAAATAAACTCCGCCTCAGACACTTTTCCTTAAAACTCAATTCACGAGGCATACATGGGGGTGGAATTGTTTGGTGGAATAGGAAAGCATGTCACGATTTCATTCCAACTGTAATTTGCCTCATAGGCAGGAGACGGCTGTAAAGTTTACAAACCACCGCTTTAAAATACCGTTTGTCATTTTAGCACCTTTAATTCGATTTCTAAAGTCCTTTGATTCAAGAACTGTAAATAAGAGACAGAGGCAATGTTGAAATATTGAAAACcctattattaaaagaaaaaaaaagcacaagggTTCATTCCTTTCTGCTCATACAATTGCACAGCATTAGCAATGCGGACAGAGCTGCACTTCCAGGCCTTTGCACTTAATGACTGCCTGTTACTCTATGCAAATAAAGCTAATTATGTGGGTCATAAACCCTGAGCTGGTATTGCGACATTAACGCTCGGATGAGATTAAGAGCTGTGGCGATGATGTCACGTGTAGTTGTTTGATTAAACCCTCACTAACATCCACAGTCTAATCAGATAACAGATCACAAAAAAACAGCGAGGCCTTAAATTAGACTTGTAATAGCATGACAAACTCACAGTATGACAACCGTATAACTCATGGTTTTACCTCTGTACACTCCATATTTAAATAACGAGTCGATTCGAtgatttttcatatttaaaacgGTGTTTATCCGTGAAAATGACTACCAGaatgaggcagagagagagagaaaaaaacgagGTAATGAGTCTGTAAGATTTGAAAAATCGCATGTTACGCTATGAAATAAATCATGAAATAAACACTACTGCTATTTGTggccaaaggaaaaaaaagctttaggCTCACTTTTGAAAGTTTCACAGTGATCACATGATTACATTTGGTAGAAAACCTTCCAGAGGGTGTTAGATGTTGCCAGTGGTTTTGTAAAAGCAGCAGTTTGAGATTTACTAgcctggaataaaaaaaaagtgtctataATATCCATCAAATAAACCCACAGGTACTTATTAACACacaaacaggtgttgtctcgcATCCCTGTGCTCATTAAGTCACTGAACCATGACGAAGTCCTCGGC
This genomic interval from Ictalurus punctatus breed USDA103 chromosome 23, Coco_2.0, whole genome shotgun sequence contains the following:
- the LOC108256527 gene encoding mannosyl-oligosaccharide 1,2-alpha-mannosidase IA isoform X2; the protein is MAFRKLPGVPVSAMGLRLSQKFAFLLFLSGLVTLCLGALFFLPDSVRLKRFFLPKTTDSASTNTNTNEAATQSGAIVELAEKARADRERQERERSAPFKPEPNVKLRVSRKPSVTRGDATSGTAERATGAREERRARTPRGDATEGSTAARAKGYTYDTFRKCLLKPALGNNRGKPSDPQTVERRDKVREMMKFAWDNYRRYAWGQNELRPLTKNGHIGNMFGGLRGATIVDSLDTLYIMGLTEDYKEAKEWIHTSLDLDLSGEASVFEVNIRYVGGLLSAYYLTGDEVFKQKVLELGEKLLPAFSTPTGIPRGVINLGSGTSWNWGWASAGSSILAEFGTLHLEFVHLTELSGNPVFTEKVMNIRKLLDRIEKPQGLYPNFLSPVSGNWVQHHVSLGGLGDSFYEYLIKSYLMSDKTDEKAKHMYYSALEAIEANLVQKSSGGLTYVAEWRGGILDHKMGHLACFAGGMVGIGADDGTPEKRQHYLDLAAEITNTCHESYSRSGSRGTWSLSQGAWGTRRGTPWTGCQSITGHKNDLHTHTFIHYGHFWTCQSAYRACLWTGGGNQSTRSKPPQHGENMQTPHTHRVTVGIESPTLEV